A region from the Chrysoperla carnea chromosome 4, inChrCarn1.1, whole genome shotgun sequence genome encodes:
- the LOC123297803 gene encoding ataxin-10: MALPNKIGFDEMNTENSTYEDLTKYLQDEFKLKCDETGQYSYPSLSDQTIIKIIEIINELKTNVDKQIKISDSLPLLRQIYLTLRNSVAIHKSVQKKISINNEILDLTNFLITALSSNETYINCLIVILQFLGNLVTQNEQQLQVIIWDKFNEILLLLFHSTPNRIPSIVGMILYNIFLQNKQLIPDDIKFIKNAIILYESESDYGELLLELLLQTNILIRYYSELEVTQRFVLLELIKGTMFDDESTLITNELMMFISTEFKKKSDCILKTVTDYVNKIEPQEVVCLLDIIASASCLNKYSSCLIQDKSLLINCVFLLKSIHSVGKEGNNHFSAIQKLSELTLNEKIEPTIKDHPGFGFKAALIRVVGNLCWKNTENQNLVRELEGIQLLLDCCNIDARNPFIIQWVIFAVRNLCEGNPDNQKLIAGMTKAKTVDSETLQKMGIVLNDDSANKIGIIPMDLKK; this comes from the exons ATGGCATTACCAAATAAAATAGGTTTTGATGAAATGAATACTGAAAATTCAACTTATGaagatttaacaaaatatttacaagatgAATTTAAGCTAAAATGTGATGAAACCGGCCAATATTCATA cCCATCACTTTCAGatcaaacaattataaaaatcattgaaataatcaatgaattaaaaacaaacgtggataaacaaattaaaatttcggaTTCTTTACCATTATTACGACAAATTTATCTCACATTACGAAACAGTGTAGCAATACATAAATctgttcagaaaaaaatttcaattaataacgAAATTTTAGATCtaacaaactttttaattactgCTCTAAGCTCAAATGAGACTTACATTAACtgtttaattgttattttacaatttcttgGAAATTTAGTCACACAAAATGAACAACAATTACAAGTTATAATTTGGGATaagtttaatgaaattttactattattatttcattcaacACCAAATCGAATCCCTTCAATTGTTGGAATGATtttgtataacatatttttacaaaataaacaattaattccagatgatataaaatttattaagaatgcaattattttgtatgaaagtGAAAGTGATTATGGTGAATTATTActagaattattattacaaacaaatattcttaTTAGATATTACTCAGAATTAGAAGTTACACAAAGATTTGTTTTGTTAGAATTGATTAAAGGTACAATGTTTGATGATGAGTCAACATTGATAACCAATGAATTGATGATGTTCATTTCaacagaatttaaaaagaaatcggattgtattttaaaaacagttacCGATTATGTGAATAAAATTGAACCACAAGAGGTCGTTTGTCTGTTGGATATTATTGCGAGTGCatcatgtttaaataaatatagttccTGTTTGATTCAAGATAAAAGTTTACTCATCAATTGTGTGT ttctattaaaaagtatacACAGTGTTGGCAAAGAaggaaataatcatttttctgCAATCCAAAAGCTATCTGAATTAACTCTAAACGAAAAAATTGAACCAACAATAAAAGATCATCCTGGGTTTGGATTTAAAGCAGCGTTAATTCGTGTAGTAGGGAATTTATGTtggaaaaatacagaaaatcaaaattta gTACGTGAATTGGAAGGTATTCAACTTTTATTGGATTGTTGTAACATAGATGCTAGAAATCCAT TTATAATTCAATGGGTTATATTTGCAGTACGAAATTTATGTGAAGGAAATCCTGACAACCAAAAGTTAATTGCAGGAATGACAAAAGCAAAAACTGTCGATTCAGAAACTCTTCAAAAAATGGGAATTGTCTTAAACGATGATAGTGCAAATAAAATAGGCATTATTCctatggatttaaaaaaataa